The genomic region GCATCGCCCCGCAGACGACGCCGCTGGCGACGCAGGCGCTGCACGCCGTGGGCTTCGCGATGGCGGCGAAGCTGCGCGGCGAGACGACGGCGACGCTCACGTTCCTCGGCGACGGCGCTACGAGCGAGGGCGACGCACACGAGGCGTTCAACTTCGCGGGCGTCTGGCAGACGCCGACGGTGTTCGTCGTCCAGAACAACGGCTACGCGATCAGCGTGCCGTTCGCCAGGCAGTCTCGCGCGCGCACGCTCGCCGACAAGGCGATCGGCTACGGCATGCCAGGACACTTCGTGGACGGCAATGACGTGGCCGCCATGTACGCCGTGATCGCGGATGCCCTCGAGCGGGCTCGCGCGGGCGGCGGCCCGACCATGATCGAGGGTCTCACGTACCGCATGGAGGCTCACACCAACTCGGACGACCCGAGCAGGTACCGCGCCGACGAGGAGGTCGAGCGGTGGCGGGCTGCGGACCCGATCGCGCGACTCGAGGCGTATCTGGTGACCGACGGCATCCTCACGCCCGAGCTGCAGGGCGAGATCGGCCACGAGGCCGAGCGGCTCGCGGCCTCCACCCGCGACGCGATGAACGAGGCGCCGCACCTCGACCCGCTCGAGCTCTTCGATCACGTGTACGCGACTCCACGGGCGGCGCTGGCGGAGCAACGCGGGTTTCTCGCGGACGAGCTCGCGGCATCGCACGCACCACAGGCATCCACAGCGGGGGCATCCACGGCAGACGAAGGGCGCACGGCATGACGATCATCCATCACACTGATGCCCCTGCGGAGGCGACCGGAGAGGCGCCGACGACGCTGACCTTGGCGGGCGCACTCGGCAGGGCGATCGGCGATGCGCTGGCCGAGGACCCGAGCGTCGTCGTCTTCGGCGAGGACGTGGGACCCCTGGGCGGCGTGTTCCGGGTGACGGACGGCCTGAACGCCCGGTTCGGCGACGAACGGGTCTGGGACTCGCCGCTGGCGGAGGCCGGCATCGTCGGCACGGCCATCGGCATGGCGATGAACGGCATGCGGCCGGTCGTCGAGCTGCAGTTCGACGCGTTCAGCTACCCGGCGTTCGAGCAGATCACGTCGCATCTGGCCAAGATGCGTAACCGCACCAGGGGCGCGGTGCAGCTGCCGATCGTGATCCGCATTCCGTACGCGGGCGGCATCGGCGGCGTCGAGCACCACTCCGACTCGTCGGAGGCCTACTGGACGCACACCCCGGGCCTCACGGTCGTCACGCCGTCGAATCCGATCGACGCCTACTGGATGCTCCGTCAGGCCATCGCGAGCGACGATCCGGTGATCTTCCTCGAGCCGAAGAGCCGGTACTGGACGAAGGATGCCGTGCCCCTCGACCACGCGCCGGCCCCGCTCGATCGCGCCCGCGTCATCCGCACCGGCACCGACGTCACGCTCATGGCCTACGGCCCCACGGTGAAGACGGCGCTGGATGCCGCCGCGCTCGCCGAGCTCGAGGACCTCTCGATCGAGGTCATCGACCTGCGCACGCTGTCGCCATTCGACGACGCGACGGTGAACGCCTCGGTGCGGAAGACGTCGCGGGCCGCGATCATCCACGAGGCGGCGCAGTTCGGCGGCTACGGCGCCGAGGTCGCCGCGCGGGTCACGGAGCGCAATTTCTTCCATCTCGCCGCCCCCCTGCTGCGCATCGCCGGATTCGACGTGCCCTACCCGTCGCCGAAGCTCGAGGAGTTCTACCTGCCCACCGCGGAACGCGTGCTGAACGCACTCGACACCTGGGAGTGGTGATGGGCGACGAGCGCGCGCGCTTTCTGCTGCCGGACCTCGGCGAGGGACTGACCGAGGCGACCATCGTGGGCTGGCTGGTCTCGCCCGGCGATGTCGTCGCGGTCGACCAGCCGGTGGTGGAGGTGGAGTCGGCGAAGTCGATCGTGCAGCTGCCGTCGCCGTACGCCGGACGCGTGCAGTCGCTGGACGCCGCCGTCGCCGACGTGGTGCAGAAGGATGCTCCGCTGCTCACGATCGACACCGCGGCGGCGGACGTCGGCACGACCGTCCCGACGGGCGACGTCAGCGCGGTGGGCGCGACGACCGAAGGTGCCGACGTGGTGCCTGGCACCGCTCTGCGGGCCGACGGGGAGGCATCCGGTGCCGTGCTCGTCGGCTATGGACTCACGGCATCGACCCGCACGTTCCTCACGCCGCCCGCCGGACGCTTCGGCCGCGGCAGACGTCACACCGGCGTCACGACGCGGTCCCCCGTCGTGTCCCCGATCGTGCGCAAGCTCGCGCACGACCACGGCTTCGATGCCGCGGAGCTGCGCGGCAGCGGGCGGGGCTCGCTCGTCGTGCGCGACGACGTGGAGGCGGAGATCGCGGCGCGTTCCGCCCGCGACGCCGCGTCGTCCACGGCGGGCGCGGAGGCGCCGCGCGGAGCCGCGCGCCGGACTTCTGGGGCGGATGCGGCGGCATCCGACGTGCACATCCCCATCGTCGGTGTGCGCAAGGCCGTCGCCGACCACCTCACACAGTCGCGCCGGACCGTGCCCGACGCGACCATCTGGATGGACGTCGACGCCACCGAGCTCGTGCGCGCGAAGCGTCGGCTGGAGGCGACGACGGGCGAACGGTACAGCGTGACGGCCCTCGTCGCGCGGTTCGTCGTCGCGGGGCTCGAGCGCTTCCCCGTGCTGAACTCGTCGGTCGACGAGACTGCGGGCGAGATCGTGCAGCACGCATCGATCAACCTCGGGCTGGCCGCCCAGACGGGGCGCGGGCTGATGGTCCCCGTGGTGCACGATGCACAGGCGCTGTCGCTCGCACGGCTTCGGGATGCCGTCGCCGACCTCGTCTCCCACGCTGAGCGCGCCGACTATCCGCCGTCCGCTCTCGCGGGCGGCACGTTCACCCTGAACAACTACGGAGCCCTCGGCGTCGACGGCTCGTCGCCCATCATCAACTCGCCCGAGGTCGCGATGCTGGGCCTCGGCAGGCTGATGGAACGGCCGTGGGTGGTCGACGGCGAGCTCGCGGTGCGCACGGTCGCGACGCTGTCGCTCGTGTTCGACCACCGGGTGTGCGACGGTGACGTGGCATCCGGGTTCCTCACGTTCGTCGCCCGATGCGTTCAGGAGCCGCTGATCGCCTTCGTCTGACGCGTCCGGTCGCCGTGCCGCGGTCCACACACCACGTGGGCACCCCGGTGCTCGCCGCCCGCTTCGCACACCGGCACAGACCGTGCGCGAGGTGCGAGCGCTCGACGAGCTGTCGCGCGGCCGATTCGAACTCGGCTCGTGCCCCTCGTCGCCGCGCTCAGCGGCCTGTGGCTCACGATCGGTCGTGCGGCTCGCGTCGGTGCACGCCCCGGCTCCGGGCCGCGGCCTCGGAAGTGGGCGCCGGCGACGGGTGCCGCGGCGGTTCCCGAGGAGAAAGGCCGCGAGTGCGGCGCACTCGAGCCCCGCGGCCCCCCACAGCGCTGCGCCGGTGGTCGCTGTGGCGGCTCCGGCGGCCGCGCCGGCGACGAACCCGAGAACGATCAGCGCCGCGATGGCGAGCTCGTGCAGGGTGGCGGCGGATCGCCTCCGCCAGGCGTTCGCCGTGGCGTCGACGAGCCGCATCAGGTTGCCGGTGGTGGCGATGCTCACGAACCCGACGCCCGCAGCCCCACGGAACAGCTGAAGTCGAATGCCGCCGATCACGGACAAGGGGATCACGAAGGCCG from Humibacter ginsenosidimutans harbors:
- the pdhA gene encoding pyruvate dehydrogenase (acetyl-transferring) E1 component subunit alpha; its protein translation is MSDHDVARPGAEPIRLIDERGDAAPLQRAPGFAMPDAGILLDLYRRMVLARRFDVQVSALTRQGRLATYPSALGQEACEIAAAAALADGDWLFPTYRDSIALLARGVRPVEILSFFRGDWHSGFDPASYCIAPQTTPLATQALHAVGFAMAAKLRGETTATLTFLGDGATSEGDAHEAFNFAGVWQTPTVFVVQNNGYAISVPFARQSRARTLADKAIGYGMPGHFVDGNDVAAMYAVIADALERARAGGGPTMIEGLTYRMEAHTNSDDPSRYRADEEVERWRAADPIARLEAYLVTDGILTPELQGEIGHEAERLAASTRDAMNEAPHLDPLELFDHVYATPRAALAEQRGFLADELAASHAPQASTAGASTADEGRTA
- a CDS encoding alpha-ketoacid dehydrogenase subunit beta, with translation MTIIHHTDAPAEATGEAPTTLTLAGALGRAIGDALAEDPSVVVFGEDVGPLGGVFRVTDGLNARFGDERVWDSPLAEAGIVGTAIGMAMNGMRPVVELQFDAFSYPAFEQITSHLAKMRNRTRGAVQLPIVIRIPYAGGIGGVEHHSDSSEAYWTHTPGLTVVTPSNPIDAYWMLRQAIASDDPVIFLEPKSRYWTKDAVPLDHAPAPLDRARVIRTGTDVTLMAYGPTVKTALDAAALAELEDLSIEVIDLRTLSPFDDATVNASVRKTSRAAIIHEAAQFGGYGAEVAARVTERNFFHLAAPLLRIAGFDVPYPSPKLEEFYLPTAERVLNALDTWEW
- a CDS encoding dihydrolipoamide acetyltransferase family protein yields the protein MGDERARFLLPDLGEGLTEATIVGWLVSPGDVVAVDQPVVEVESAKSIVQLPSPYAGRVQSLDAAVADVVQKDAPLLTIDTAAADVGTTVPTGDVSAVGATTEGADVVPGTALRADGEASGAVLVGYGLTASTRTFLTPPAGRFGRGRRHTGVTTRSPVVSPIVRKLAHDHGFDAAELRGSGRGSLVVRDDVEAEIAARSARDAASSTAGAEAPRGAARRTSGADAAASDVHIPIVGVRKAVADHLTQSRRTVPDATIWMDVDATELVRAKRRLEATTGERYSVTALVARFVVAGLERFPVLNSSVDETAGEIVQHASINLGLAAQTGRGLMVPVVHDAQALSLARLRDAVADLVSHAERADYPPSALAGGTFTLNNYGALGVDGSSPIINSPEVAMLGLGRLMERPWVVDGELAVRTVATLSLVFDHRVCDGDVASGFLTFVARCVQEPLIAFV